From a single Excalfactoria chinensis isolate bCotChi1 unplaced genomic scaffold, bCotChi1.hap2 Scaffold_85, whole genome shotgun sequence genomic region:
- the LOC140265384 gene encoding olfactory receptor 14J1-like — MSTAVACDQRLHTPMYFFLLNLALLDLGCISTTLPKAMANALWDTRAISYAGCAAQIFFYFYFVSAEFSFLTIMSYDRYVAICKPLHYGTLMDSRACATMAAAAWGAGLLNSLLHTASTFSLPLCQGNVVNQFFCEVPQILKLSCSGSYLREVVLLFFGASLGFGCFFFIVVSYGQIFMAVLRMPSVQGRHKAFSTCLPHLAVVSLFLSTAFFAYLKPPSISSPSMDLMVALLYSVVPPALNPIIYSMRNREIKHALRKVLQYALFQLP, encoded by the coding sequence cacagccgtagcctgtgaccagcgcctgcacacccccatgtacttcttcctgctcaacctggccctcctcgacctgggctgcatctccaccactctccccaaagccatggccaacgccctctgggacaccagggccatctcctacgcaggatgtgctgcacagatctttttctatttctactttgtctcagcagagttttcatttctcaccatcatgtcctatgaccgctacgttgccatctgcaagcccctgcactatgggaccttgatggacagcagagcttgtgccaccatggcagcagctgcctggggcgctgggcttctcaattccctgctgcacactgccagtacgttttcactgcctctctgccaaggcaatgttgtcaaccagtttttctgtgaagtcccccagatcctcaagctctcctgctcaggctcctacctcagggaagttgtgcttctcttttttgGTGCCAGTTTAGGTtttgggtgcttttttttcattgttgtgtCCTATgggcagatcttcatggccgtgctgaggatgccctctgtgcagggacggcacaaagccttctccacgtgcctccctcacctggccgtggtctccctgtttctcagcactgccttttttgcctacctgaagcccccatccatctcctccccatccatggacctgatggtggcacttctgtactcagtggttcctccagcactgaaccctattatctacagcatgaggaacagggagatcaagcacgcactcaggaaggtgttgcaataCGCACTATTTCAGCTTCcataa